The DNA window ATCTGGTGGAACTCGACGTCGAACTCGACACTCGACTGGCGACCGCCCTGCTGTTCGGAATCCGTCGTGAAACGCTCGAATTCACGCGGGATGCGACCGAGGCGGAGTACACGAACGCCCGGCACCTCCACCCGCACGCGGACGTGGACCTCCTCCGTCGGCTCTCGGACTCGCTGTTCACTCACGAGACGCTCGACTCCATCGCCGACACGATTCAAAATCGCGTCGTTCGAGGCTCGCACCTCGTCTCGCACGCGGGGCGAACCACCGAGCGGGACACGCTCCCACAAGCGGCCGACTACCTGCTCAACCTCGAAGGGGTTTCGACCACCCTCGTCTTCGGCATCATCGACGACACGGTGCACCTGAGCGCGCGGACCCGCAACCCTCGGGTTCACGCTGGCGACCTTCTGGTGGGTGCCTTCGACGACATGGGTAGCGTCGGCGGCCACCGAGCAATGGCGGGCGGGGCGATTTCTCTCGGCCTGTTCGGCGCGCTCGACGACCGCGACGACGCGCTCGTCGAACTCGTGAGCGAGGTGCTGACGGGACGGTTCTTCGAGCAGATAGCCGGAAACCCGTAACGACGAAAAACCGACGATTGTCTATCGCAGCCAGCGCGAGAGGCGAGAGGTGATACCGAGGTTGCGCTTCGCCATGATGATGGTGCTCTTCGAGCGCCATCCGACCTGTTCGGGGAGTGCGCCGAAGACGAACTGCTGGAGCAGTCCCTCGCGGGTCGCGCCGATGATGGTCAGGTCGTGCTCGCCGGTGCGTTCGACGATGGTGTCGATAACGTCGTCGCCGGTCAGCAGTTCGGTCGTGACGGTCGTCCCCTCGCTGAAGTCGTCTTTCGCCTCGTCGAGCACGGTCTGTGCGTTCGCGCGCTCGCTCTCGCTCGCGTCGGGACCGACGACGTGGATGACTTCCACGGTCGCGCCGTTCGAGCGGGCGATGTTGTCCGCCACTTCGGCGGCGAGTTCGGCGTGCGGACCGCCCGCCGTCGGGACGAGGATGGATTCGGCCGCACCCTCGTCCGGTCCGATGCGCTCGACCAACACGTCACAGTCGGCGTTCTGAACCACTTCGTCCACGTTGCTTCCGAGGACGATATCCCGCCGTTGGCTCTTGTGCTGTCCCTTCCAGCCCATCAATACCGCGTCGCTGTCGTACTGTTCGACGGTGTTGAGGATGGCCTTCGACACGTCGTGACCGATACGAATCGTCCCGCTGACGGGGACGTCCTCGTCCTCCGCGATGGCCATCGCCTCGTCCAACACGTTACGCTGGTCGTCGATGAACTTCCGACCCTCGGACAGCGGCGTCTGTTGTGGCACCGTGACGATGCTCATGACGAGGATTTCGCCGTTCCGGTCGCGCGCGATGTCGGTCGCGGTCCGCATCAACTGCGGCGCGCTCTCCGGGTTGGCGATGGGGACGACGATCTGGTTGTCGGCTTCCGAGGGGACGCGCTCGGTGACGACGGTCGGCGTCTCCTCCTCCATCTGCTCGGCTTCCTTCTGCTTGGAGTAACCGTAGTAGACGCCCAGCCCGATGATCATCCAGACCGCGGTCGTGATGAGCGCCACGAACCCTTCGGACCCCGGGCCGATACCCGGTTTCAGGCCGAGTTCGTAGACGAGGAACGGCGTGAGTAGGAACTGCAACCCGATGCCGATGAGCGGCGGCCACGGCATGTACGGAACCTTGTACGTGCGCGGCAGGTCGGGGTGCGTCTGGCGCATCCGGATGACCGTCCAGTTCACCTGCACGAACAGCAGGATGAACATCAGGTCGGCGGAGGCGGCGACGCTCTCTATCGGCAAGGAAATCGCCATCAGGATGATGAGGATACCCGAGAGCAAAATCGCCCAGTGGGGCGTTCGCTTGTCGGGGTGGATCCGGTCGAAGAACGCGGGAAGCGCCCGGTCGCGGCCCATCGCAAAGGAGACACGACTGGAGGAGTACACCGTGGCGTTCAGCGCGCTCATGGTCGCCGCGAGTCCGGCGAACAGCAGGAGGAACGCGCCGTACGGCACGAACTGCCCCGCCGCCTCGATGATGCCGAGTTCGCCGAGCCCGCCGAGCAGTTCCCACGTCGGGACGCTCGCGGCCGAGCCACTGACACCGGCCGCCTTGCTGATGAGGTCGGCGGTCGGCGTGATGCCGCCGATGGCCGCGAACGCGACCAGCACGTAAATCGGGACGACGATGGCCATCGAGTAGAAGACGGCCTTGGGGACGTTCTTCCCGGGGTTGACGACCTCTTCACCGGACTGGACGATGATTTCGTACCCCTCGAAGGCGATGTAGGTGAATCCCATCGCGCCGACGATGCCGATGAAGCCGTTCGGTGCGAAACTCGGACTGTCGAGGAACTTCGCCGTCCAGTTCGGGTTGTTGAACGTCGTCGTCAATCCGAAGGCGACGAAGATGCCGAGGATGACGACCTTGATACCGGTCACGATGACTCCGGCCTTTCCCGTCTCTTCGGCCCCGCGGAAGTTGATGTACGCGAACGCGACGACGACCAACGCCGCCAGCCCCTTTTCGGCCATAATGGGCGTGATGAAGCCCAACAGAGCGAACTCGGTCGGGAGGCCGAATCCGATGCGCAGGAATTCGACGAAGAACGTCCCGAACGTCACGGCGTACAGCGCACACGCGACCGCGTGGGCGAACCAGCTCATCCACCCGGCGTAGAAGCCGTTCGGGTCGACAAGTGCCTCTTTCACCCAGAGGTAACCGCCACCGGCCTCGGGGAACGCTGCGCCGAGTTCCGCATACGAAACGGCGGTGAACATCGCGACGAATCCGTTGATAATGAACGCGATGGTCAGGGCCGGACCGGCGATACCCGCCGCGAACCCGGTGAGGGCGAACACGCCCGCCCCTATCATCGCGCCGACACCGATAAACGTGATGTCGAACAGACTCATGTCGCGGGAGAGTTCGGTCTCGACGGAGCCGTCCCCCGTCGAACCGCCACCCGCTTCTGCCTCTGTCGAACTATGGTCCATCGCTCTCACATCGTATTCCAGTAAGGAAAGTTCTACCGTAATCGTTAGCAAACATTGTCATGAATGATTATTGTAAGGGTCGGTCCCGTCGGAGGAACCGTACGAAGGCGTTTCGAGCGCTGAGACGACACGCTTCAGCGCCCTGTCAGTACGTCGTCAGAGTTCCTCGTGAATCCAGTAGTGAGCGATTTTAGACGCATCGACCCAGTGAACCTGGTCGTCCGCGTCGATGCGGATGTACGGCTCCTCCTCGAACTCGACGTTGTGCGTGTGGAGTTCGAGTTCCTCGCCGCCAGCGAGCTTCACCATTATCTCTCCCTTTTCTTCCAAACCGTCTTCCAATCGCTGGTACGTGGATGTCATCGTCGATCTCTCCATCACAGGCAACATCGGGAGCGTTCAAAAGATTTGTTGCCAAAGCTGTAGAAATATTCGTGGAGAACGGTCGTTTCATCCCCTTTTCGCGGCGAAAACATCCGGAAGGATTACGCAACTCCGTTGTCCCGGAGGAGGTCCGCGAGGACGTGACAGTAGAGCACGACCGCGGTGAAAACCGCGACGGGCGGCCACAGGAGGACCAAGGCACCGACGAGGACGCCTCCGATTGCGACGTGCGAGAGGATGCGCATGTGTTCCAGTTCCGCGCTGTCCACGTCCTCGAACACCCAGTCTTGATCACCGAAGGCATCGGTGGGGTTCGCCAGACACGCCCGGAGGTGTCGCCAACTCCCGGTTTCGACGCGCGTAAGGACGAAGTGGTCCAAGTCGATGAAGACGCTCAACAGCACGCCGTAGACGAACAGGGCGGCGAGCAGCGGCGTCCCGAACCGACTCGAAAGCGGAACGAGGAGGAGCGCGGACGCGACCGCGCCGATGAGGAAGTGTTCCCGCGAGTACATCGCTCGAATCCGACACGGCGGGAGGGCTAAAAGATGGCGTCCACCACTTTCACCATTTGGCGTAGGTATTTATATAACTACGAGATTCCGTGTGAAATGGTCTCGTAAGACACGCTATCGAGGTTCGCTAGATTGATAGTGTCTCCCATACAGTCCTGCACCCGATGGAAGGTCACACCGCGGAACGCATCACGCTCGCTCGACTGCCGTCGGGCGTCGAACTCGAAACGACCGTTCACACGTACGACGGCGCGGACGACGGCCCGACGCTCTACGTGCAGGCCGCACAGCACGGCCGCGAAATCAACGGAAGCGAAGTGCTCCGACGGTTCCACGAGGAACTCGACACCGAGCACCTCGCCGGGCGAATCGTCGCGGTGCCCGTCGCCGACCCGCTCACGTTCGACCGCGTGTCCTACACCACGCCCGAACAGCTAGACAGCATCAATCCGAATATGAACCGGGTTTGGCCCGGCGACGAGGACGGAACGCTCCACGAGCGCATGGCGGCCGCGCTCTGGGAGTACGCGAGCGAAGCGGACGCCATCGTGGACCTCCACACCGGCAGCCGCGACATGCTGACCCACGTCGTGTTCATGGAAGGCGACCGGGAATCCCGCGCGCTGGCCGAGGCGTTCGGTACCGACCTCCTGCTCTCCGAGCAAGCGGGCGACGACGCCGACGTCGAGTGGGAGGAACGGGACTTCGGCGGCAAGTTCCGCGTCGCGGCCACGCGCGAAGGAATTCCGTCCATCACGCCGGAACTCGCGCACAACAAGGAAATCGTCGAAAGCGCGGTCGAAACCGGGCTGACGGGCGTCGTCAACGTCTGTCGCCACCTCGACATGCTCCCGTCGGCACCCGTCGAGAACGGCGACCCGGTGCTCGCGCGAAACCACCTCGGCCGCGTCGATGCCGCCGATTCCGGGCTGTTCGTCGTCGAATCGGGTCACGAAATCGGCGATTCCGTCGAAGCGGGAGAGCGCGTCGGAACCCTGTACGACCCGGCGACCTACGAGATTCGACAGGAAGTCGAAACCGACCGCGACGGCATCCTGTACTCGTTGACCCGCGAATCGACCGTTTGCGGAGGCGGGAAGTTGCTGAGCGTCGCGCTACTCCGCGAGGAGTGAGCCATCGACGGAGAGAGTTTTCCGAGTTCCGGGACGCGGGCGACCGCCACCCCGAGAATCCAGCTCTGGCGAACCGGCGAGGAGATACCGACCGCTTGGTCGTAGTAACCGTTCGCGTCCCCCTTCGTGATGAATCCGGCGTGCGGTGCCGGACAGTTCCGGAGTTCGGCGCAGTTGTCGGCACCCGCGAGATACGCAGGGTCCCCCTCGTCGTACCAGTTCTCTCCCGACGAAACCCAAAATCGCGCCCGATGAAGGACCGGAATCGCCGACTCGTTTCCGTAGGGTCGATAGACGAGGACGTTGCCGGGACCGCCGAGCGTCTGGAACCCGTCCCGTTTACCGTTTCGTGCGGAGACGACCCCATCGCGGCTGTCCGGCGGCGTGACGCGGTGTTTGTCCATTACCACGACCACGTCGGACGTGTTGATGTGCGGCGACATGCTTCCGCTGATGACGGTGTACGCGGGCGGCCAGACGCCCAGCGTTGCGACGAAGAGCACGCTCAGGACGAGAAGGAGTGCGACCACGCTAGCGAGCAATCGTCGGAGGCTGAACACGACACGGCGAGACGCGAGGGACGGGCTTTGTTATCTCCTCCCTGCGCACGGGAACGGATAGCTTGCGGACGAGCGACCGCACGGAAGTGACGGCGATACCGTCAATAAGTACACTGGGTGACAAGAGTAGGCCGACGGAACGGGACGTCAAATCGTCGTTACCGCGTCGTAGTCGGTCGCTTTCCCGTATCTACCACCGAGAGTTGGTTCGAAGCCGAACGCCTCCGAGCCGCTCACCATCGCTTTTTATATCGTGACACACCAGTCCCGCTATGGACAAAGCCGACCTCCGCGACCGCATCTGGTCGCGGTTGGAGGACGAGGGCATCGCTCGGTTCCCGTTCCCGCCGCACGGACGGATCCCGAACTTCGCGAGCGCCGGGAAGGCGGCCGACCGCCTCGCGGAACTCCCCGAATGGAAGGATGCGTCGGTGATAAAGGCCAACCCCGACGCCCCCCAGTTGCCGGTTCGGCGGCGGGCGCTCCGCGAGGGGAAGGTCGTCTACATGGCTCAGCCGCGGCTGCGGGACGAAAAACCGTTCATGAAGCTCGACCCGACCGAAATCGAGGATACGGACGCCGCCGCAACGGTGTCGAAGATGGACCGCTACGCCGAACCGGTCGCACCGGACGAGATGCCGGACGTGGATTTCGTCGTCTCGGGGAGCGTCGCGGTGACGGAGGACGGTGCCCGCGTCGGGAAAGGAGAGGGATACAGCGACCTCGAATTCGCCGTTCTCCGGGCGCTGGGTGCGGTGGACGACGAGACGACGATTGCCACGACGGTACACGAAGTGCAGGTCGTCGAGGAGGCTCCGGCGGTCGAAGCACACGACGTGCCGATGGACGTGGTGGTGACGCCCGAACGCGTCGTCAGGACGGAATCCCCCTACGAGCGCCCGACGGGTATCGACTGGGACGCGCTACCCGACGAGAAAATCGAGGAGATTCCGCTCCTCCAGCGATTACGACCGTGATTCGAGTATCGGAACCGAATTCGAGCGCCGGAACAGTGATTCGAATATTGGAATCGCGATTCGAGCATCGGTTGTCGCTACAACCCGAACGCAACGGACGATTGCTGTAGAGTGACGGGTAAATAACGAACTATGAGCGAAACGAGGTGCGGGCATGCGCGTCGAACGTCCGACACGGACCGCGGTCTCGCTTGCGACCGTAGTGGTCGTCGGATTGCTCGTCGTTTCGGCGGTCGGCGGGGCGCTCTCGATGACCCTCCACGACCCGACCATCGGCGTTGCGGCGGGACAGTCCCAACCGGCGAACGGAACCGAAATCGACTCCTGTCGGACGATTTCGTCGTCCGGTCGGTACGTCCTCACCGAGGACGTTCGAAACGCGACGGTCGATACGTGCCTTCGCATCACGGCAAGCGACGTAACCCTCGACGGGCGGGGCAATCTCGTCGATGGCATCGGCGATTTCGGTACCACCGGCGTCCGCGTGGAGGGTGGGTCGAACGTGACGGTACGGAACGTGGAAGCGACCGATTGGGACGACGGGGTACGATTCGTGGGCACGCGCCGCGCCGTCGCCGCGAACACGACGACCGCACGGAACCGCGTCGGGTTGTCCCTCGTGTCGCTCCGGGATAGCAGAGCGGTGAACAACGTCGCCCGCTCGAACGCGGTCGCTGGCGTCTTCCTCGTCGGGAGCAGTTCGAACAACACGCTCCGGAACACGACCGCGAGCGAGAACGCGTTGGTCGGCGTACAACTCGTCGAAGCAACGGGAACGACCGTCGTCGGAACGGAGGTCCGCGGTAACGAATTCGGCGTCGCCCTGTTGGGCGCGAACGGAAACGTCGTCCGCGACAGCGTGGCGAGCGGAAACCACATCGCCGGACTCTGGCTGTCCGCGGCCAGCGACAACCGAATCCGGGAGAATCGCGTTTCGAACCGGTTTTACGGCGTGTACCTCGCGGACGGCGCGGAGAACAACACGGTCGAATCTAACGACGCCGTGAACAACTCGGTCGGGGTTCGGTTGCGGGCGAGCGACCGCAACGCGATTCTCCGTAACCGCGTCACGGACAGCAGCGACACGGGTATCCTCCTCATTTCGAGCGACGACAACCGCGTCGTCGGCAATCGCGGAGCGGAAAACAGACGGGGAATCGTCGTCTCGAAATCCTCGTCGGGGAACGTCCGCTCGAACAACTCGGTGGGAGAAGCGTGACGGCGAAGTCGCGTCGGTGAAATCGGTACTACTCGGCGTACTCGCGGGCGAAGACGGTGAGGAGCGACCGGAAGATGCCGAGGACGATGGGGCCGAAGAACAGCCCCATGAAGCCGAACACGTAGACGCCGCCGAAGATGCCGACGACGAGGATGCCGGGGTTGAGTTTCGCCTCGTGTCCGCTGACCAGCGGCCGGAGATAGTTGTCCGAGAGGCTGACGACGAGGGTACCGTAGACGAACAGAAACGCCGCCGCAATCGGGCGGTCGACGAGGAAGAGGTAGAGCGAGGCGGGAAGCCAGACGACGGAGGCACCGATGAGCGGGAGCAACGAGAGCACCGTCGTCACGACGGTCCAGAACACGACGCCCGGAACGCCAGCGATGACGAAGCCGATACCGGTCAGAATCCCCTGAACGATGCCGACGAGGAGGTTGCCGACCAACACGCCCCACATCACCCGGTCCATCTCGGAGTAGAGTTCGTCCTGCACGTCGTCGGGCAGCGGCGTACAGCGGCGAATCCACGCCACGAACTCCTCGCCGTCCGTGAGGAGGTAGTAGAGGATGAACACCATCACCGTGAGACCGATGAGCGCGTCCGAGAGGCCGCCGAAGATGCCGAGCGCGTTTTCGATCAGACGCGAGGAACTCCCCGCGGGTAGCAGTTCCTGTAACGTGCGTCCGTGGATTGTGACGCCGGTGTACCGTTCGACGAGGGCTATCAGTTCGGCGAACCGTGGGTCCCCTTGAACGATGGCTCTAACGAGCGTGAACGCCTGTTGCGCCGCGATAACCGCGATTGCTCCGACCGGAACGATAACGACGAGCGTGGTGAGGCTGATGAGCGAGAGCGCGGAAACCCGGGCGCTGACGCGAGATTCGAATCGCGTTTGGACCGGGTGAAGGATGTACCCCAACAGAATCGCGGCCAACACGTACTGGAGAAACGGTTTGACGAGGAGGGTTGCGAGGACGCCGAAAACGGCGATGAGAAACAGTAGAAATCCGCGTTGCCGATTCATGTCGGAAAATGGAACCCGAGGCGTATAAATCAGCACGACTGAA is part of the Haladaptatus paucihalophilus DX253 genome and encodes:
- a CDS encoding DHH family phosphoesterase, whose amino-acid sequence is MSLDTPRHRPTDRCDSLLAVLGGADSLAVVCHDNPDPDSISSALALAAIAESADVAETDLYYGGEITHQQNRAMVNLLDVELHPFAEECLDSTDIVGFVDHAIPGQNNRVPAEYVPDIVIDHHPNENVEGVHVDHREDVGATASMLTEYLVELDVELDTRLATALLFGIRRETLEFTRDATEAEYTNARHLHPHADVDLLRRLSDSLFTHETLDSIADTIQNRVVRGSHLVSHAGRTTERDTLPQAADYLLNLEGVSTTLVFGIIDDTVHLSARTRNPRVHAGDLLVGAFDDMGSVGGHRAMAGGAISLGLFGALDDRDDALVELVSEVLTGRFFEQIAGNP
- a CDS encoding amino acid permease, which encodes MDHSSTEAEAGGGSTGDGSVETELSRDMSLFDITFIGVGAMIGAGVFALTGFAAGIAGPALTIAFIINGFVAMFTAVSYAELGAAFPEAGGGYLWVKEALVDPNGFYAGWMSWFAHAVACALYAVTFGTFFVEFLRIGFGLPTEFALLGFITPIMAEKGLAALVVVAFAYINFRGAEETGKAGVIVTGIKVVILGIFVAFGLTTTFNNPNWTAKFLDSPSFAPNGFIGIVGAMGFTYIAFEGYEIIVQSGEEVVNPGKNVPKAVFYSMAIVVPIYVLVAFAAIGGITPTADLISKAAGVSGSAASVPTWELLGGLGELGIIEAAGQFVPYGAFLLLFAGLAATMSALNATVYSSSRVSFAMGRDRALPAFFDRIHPDKRTPHWAILLSGILIILMAISLPIESVAASADLMFILLFVQVNWTVIRMRQTHPDLPRTYKVPYMPWPPLIGIGLQFLLTPFLVYELGLKPGIGPGSEGFVALITTAVWMIIGLGVYYGYSKQKEAEQMEEETPTVVTERVPSEADNQIVVPIANPESAPQLMRTATDIARDRNGEILVMSIVTVPQQTPLSEGRKFIDDQRNVLDEAMAIAEDEDVPVSGTIRIGHDVSKAILNTVEQYDSDAVLMGWKGQHKSQRRDIVLGSNVDEVVQNADCDVLVERIGPDEGAAESILVPTAGGPHAELAAEVADNIARSNGATVEVIHVVGPDASESERANAQTVLDEAKDDFSEGTTVTTELLTGDDVIDTIVERTGEHDLTIIGATREGLLQQFVFGALPEQVGWRSKSTIIMAKRNLGITSRLSRWLR
- a CDS encoding succinylglutamate desuccinylase/aspartoacylase family protein: MEGHTAERITLARLPSGVELETTVHTYDGADDGPTLYVQAAQHGREINGSEVLRRFHEELDTEHLAGRIVAVPVADPLTFDRVSYTTPEQLDSINPNMNRVWPGDEDGTLHERMAAALWEYASEADAIVDLHTGSRDMLTHVVFMEGDRESRALAEAFGTDLLLSEQAGDDADVEWEERDFGGKFRVAATREGIPSITPELAHNKEIVESAVETGLTGVVNVCRHLDMLPSAPVENGDPVLARNHLGRVDAADSGLFVVESGHEIGDSVEAGERVGTLYDPATYEIRQEVETDRDGILYSLTRESTVCGGGKLLSVALLREE
- a CDS encoding 5-formyltetrahydrofolate cyclo-ligase; translated protein: MDKADLRDRIWSRLEDEGIARFPFPPHGRIPNFASAGKAADRLAELPEWKDASVIKANPDAPQLPVRRRALREGKVVYMAQPRLRDEKPFMKLDPTEIEDTDAAATVSKMDRYAEPVAPDEMPDVDFVVSGSVAVTEDGARVGKGEGYSDLEFAVLRALGAVDDETTIATTVHEVQVVEEAPAVEAHDVPMDVVVTPERVVRTESPYERPTGIDWDALPDEKIEEIPLLQRLRP
- a CDS encoding right-handed parallel beta-helix repeat-containing protein encodes the protein MRVERPTRTAVSLATVVVVGLLVVSAVGGALSMTLHDPTIGVAAGQSQPANGTEIDSCRTISSSGRYVLTEDVRNATVDTCLRITASDVTLDGRGNLVDGIGDFGTTGVRVEGGSNVTVRNVEATDWDDGVRFVGTRRAVAANTTTARNRVGLSLVSLRDSRAVNNVARSNAVAGVFLVGSSSNNTLRNTTASENALVGVQLVEATGTTVVGTEVRGNEFGVALLGANGNVVRDSVASGNHIAGLWLSAASDNRIRENRVSNRFYGVYLADGAENNTVESNDAVNNSVGVRLRASDRNAILRNRVTDSSDTGILLISSDDNRVVGNRGAENRRGIVVSKSSSGNVRSNNSVGEA
- a CDS encoding AI-2E family transporter gives rise to the protein MNRQRGFLLFLIAVFGVLATLLVKPFLQYVLAAILLGYILHPVQTRFESRVSARVSALSLISLTTLVVIVPVGAIAVIAAQQAFTLVRAIVQGDPRFAELIALVERYTGVTIHGRTLQELLPAGSSSRLIENALGIFGGLSDALIGLTVMVFILYYLLTDGEEFVAWIRRCTPLPDDVQDELYSEMDRVMWGVLVGNLLVGIVQGILTGIGFVIAGVPGVVFWTVVTTVLSLLPLIGASVVWLPASLYLFLVDRPIAAAFLFVYGTLVVSLSDNYLRPLVSGHEAKLNPGILVVGIFGGVYVFGFMGLFFGPIVLGIFRSLLTVFAREYAE